The Vespula vulgaris chromosome 3, iyVesVulg1.1, whole genome shotgun sequence DNA window tgcaCGATTATTTCATAATCAAGATTTTACTGAAATAGCTTCTTATATTTGGTACGATACTGCTTAGAATTGTTACTTTGTATTGTAGGCCACTACAATATTGCACATGTTAGCACCAGTTGAACaagattaatgaaattacTATATAGCTATGGAGGACTTACATGAATAGCGTATATTTttgtacaaaaatataatttcttattgcTCTAATGTAGTTATGCATATTCTCTATTCTGGTATACAtcaacataatatatatatatacaaatagcATCTAATACAAATTTCGCATAATATGtaatttgcaaaaatatattgtagtactctaattttttttatttatgcaatctgtattatgaaaaaattgacACTATTTTTTTCAGTAAAAATCGTGATGTgaaattctataataaaatattcgtccCCCAGGAACAAATAACTAATGTAGATATTAAAgtactaaaataaaatattttttttcttctatgaaGCATATAGTATCATATAGAAAGAAGTCTATctaaataatgttatattctcgttaaaaagaaattgttaaattcgatataaaaaccTTCATAGCACTTTAGTGTTTCTGGTcttgtacttatatatatactttcattttaatattggTACCATGGTTGACGACGTACCCATCGTAATTTCATACCAGAAGCAGTACGAATCTTTATACTTGCACATTCTGCAGCACGTACAGTTTCTTTGACACTCTGCATAAGATTTTGAGCATTTCCAACAAGCATATCAGTTGCCTCCTGATCTTCTTCTGTACCtgttttatatcataatatagattaatatatcataaaataataaaatgattattaaacagaaatatttgtctataagtattaattggattatttcataaacatagtttttaaatattactagTAAATTATGTGTTCATCAAATATAGATTACACTAAATATAGGATGAAGTGCTCTAAATATTGGGGAGACATGCACTTTTATAAagtacataataataaaaaactataataacattaagaatatgaaaaaaaatataatataatcagtCCAAAATACTGAAAATATCTACATCTTAATATACATGTttaaacatgtatataaaatactgtattaatatgtaacaacattatttatatctataagaaataatcatattaGCTATTGCAGTTACATATTCtaattataagaataaacTTACTGCACCCAATTAATTCATCTACACCATGGAGAATAGAGTCATGTCAATGGCATAGCATTAAACATTTTGAGTAACacacgaaaatataattagtttacaaatcaaaaatatataacatattgattattttcattgcaTCCATTTAATtcttgtattataataatattgttttatgaTTTCAGATCTTTCTAAATCTATACTTCCAGTCAGTACTAATGCAATATTAAACATAACATTGCAAATTTGTGTGTCTGCGTTTTAAAAGATGCTAAATTTGCATGCATTTTGACGAGATAATTGCAAATAGTaagatatgtaaaaattaaagaagataaaaagtgacaaaaagagaaagagaaaaaggtgaTATATAACATCAagcataatttattaattcttttaccATAAAGCATCAATTCTTCCCAGCTAGGGAGCATCTCTATGCataaagaatttcatttttttgttaataaaaattgctattaatatatgtaaataattttcttacagAAACATTTGTGTTCTCAtcgaaatatgtaaaaatcattattaataattagttttattGTATGAAATTCTTggtattttaaagaaatatgaagaatattttaatatttttgtacaaggaaaagattttaaaagaCATACCTTGTGCTCCAAGCATTGTAGCTTTTACtgtagataaaatttttaattgtgtTCCAATAGTTGGTATACGTTCACAAACTTGAAGtaaattctaaaaagaaaacaataaatacaagaaattatttttttataaatcttattctattctttataaatctatatctattctttttataaatcatatttagatatttagattgaataaataaacaaaattacaaCATACCGTACGAATTCGTTTATCAGTACATTCTCTAGCAAGTTCTTTTGCAAGACGTGTTACTTCCTGAGAAGCTTCGGCTATAGCTTTAGCACAAGCTATAAGATCTCTCTTATTTCCACCTTCTCCTCTAACTAAACCAGATAATTTACCCATCAAGACAGCCATTTTTTTAGCTGCtgcaataatttcattatctttGCTTGACCACTGTCGTACTTCTTGATGTAAACCATGTGCAGCCATCTATAATTAGTATTTCTTAATTgcaattattcttatttacaaaaaattttttattatatgaaacaaTTGAGAATGTACCATTATTGGTTGATTTGGTTGAGGTGCATGCATGAACATTTCGTCTTCGTCATCCGTTTCTGGAGGTGGAGGTCTTGGTGGTGGAATATCACCACCAGGTAATGGTGGACGTGGTGGTGCAACTTCTGTTAGAAATGACaatttgtttgtaataaaattttataacaataactATGTTTATTTgcaatatcataaataattttattgcagaataaaacgttaaataatttatatgcaaataatttatgtttatagaaaataaaagaaaaataagaaaaacttgGAAATATTGCAAACATTTCCAAGTTtcatattatcataatttttaaatgaagaaTATCGTTCTATAAAGAAACTGAAACataaacattaaatatattttcatgctACAAAGTACAAAATGTTAGATTATTGTGTTAGATAacttgttttaatttataaatatatagacatattaGTAATTACCATCatcataataatcaatatagcCTGGATAATTCCATGTagcaaaaaaatgaagaaaaaacatatagttatatagattatacaaaattaataaataattattaattatgttaattaattattatgagtAGCTATTCTAGTCAGAGGGAAGAAATAAGCATAATGAtagaaattaatgataaatgatataaaaccTTTCTATACATGCAATGTAAAGTTAGTATGCATGATTTTATAtgatgtaaaaattaaataaataattaaatattaaagaaactgtttttctttaaatcacATCTTGTATATTCCATTGAAAGTAgttgcaaatattttaaaattcatttgttGCTTTTAGAAAATgtacaaattataatacatgTCATATAAATGCCCCCCTTACATTGTATCTAAACACATGCTTGATAACAACAAATAGCCCTGAAAATAtaatcattcttctttttttcaagaacaatttttttggTTTACCTCCAGCACAAATTGACTTTTCCAACTCGTTGTCAGAAGCCAGTTCTTGATAGAGGAGATCTGGGTTATCTCCTGACAAGAGAATatgattaatttcaatttcaaataactcgtcatttataattaacgtgtacaatttttttttctttttttcattttttatactatCTGTAAATACCTCCACGTGCCCATTTTGGTAATGGACTAAGAGAACGATGTTGTGGTTTATTTGAACCTAGTGTGGGGCTGATCACGCGTAAATTGCTGGGTGAGGGTTGATTTCTCAAAGGCTGACCaactattatttcaaaaatatttatgaacgtttactttttcttaatcTATAAGACTgtagattattttcttctcataCTATTTTATCATAACTTTCTTGTGGTACATAATAAACggatataaaatagattatcATGCATAATTTCATGCCTATATAAGTACCTTTATCTGTGAAGTAATTATATTGTTGACTTGGCATTTGTTCCTCTGTAAAGAACATATTAAGTATCTATATTACCCCatgaaatatacattttaaacaATTACATTTGCTGCAAATAACTTCGTTTTTCAAGAACAATGTAATATCATTGCACTATTTGTTGAAGACTGTATTGGAAGTAGAGCAAGATATTTTCATagttaaatttcattttatgtaCATTGTGAAAAACAGTCGCATAATGAAAGTCTATTATTTAGTTATGTTACTTATTAGCCACTACTCCTCCACCTGACTACATATGCTACAATTTACATAATAACTATAATGGAATAtagttttagaaaatttatgtatttttttcttttttcttttttaaatgaatttttaatccaTGCTTGAATTTTgttaagaattaatattttcatttgtataaaaaaaatgtagaataatgataatgaaaatgatgCATTCGTTTTAATGCAATCAATTACTAttctaatattctttttttaacaaaagaatatcttctatttactactaaaaaaaatacattcagaatgaataataaagaacTGATAGCATAATACGTACCATCGGTGATATGCAGCTGCGACATTGATGGTGGTTGAACCAAATCTGGATGTACTACAATAGCCTTATGTACTTGTCCGACATTGGATAAAAGCTACGTGattgtaagtaataaaaatacaacagttattacataaaaaatttttgtataatataatgtttattatacatattgcACTTACAGCACGATTGCTTTCTCTCCAATGATATGCTGCAGTGTTATCATTAGTATTGATAGTAACATATTTTGCATTCTGGATCATTGGGGCAATACCTGTATTACGAAGTTGGTTAATTATTATGTCAACAAAACACTAAATTttacgttatataaaataataacttacTATTTTGTAAAGTATCAGTTGCTTGATTAACTCTTTGAATAAAAGCAGGATCCTCGCTATTATCACTTTCTTGTTTAGCCACGAGTATTACCCTATCAGCCAACCTTGCAATAGCAGCTGTATTGTCAACCATTTTTTGTGGATAAGATTTTGCAATAGCTTCTTCGCAAAGATATGTATGCTTTTGCATTTGTTCTTCTGAAGTTCTAATAAAATCGCCACTATCAGTTGCTTCATCGCACAATGCTCTTGCTCGCTGCATAGTTTCGGCATATTGTTGTCTAAGATTTTCAAAATGTTCATCGGCTGCTTTACTGTCCGGATACGTCATACGAATTCGACCAGCATTAACCAATTGAGGTGTTAATGATTCAACTTGTGAAGCACTTGCAGCTAATGCCTCagctaattttttattacctcCACTACctattattcaaaaaataaaacaatataattacataataaaaattggtaTAGTCGTAATGATGATACATACCACCAGCTGCAACCATTCTAGCCGTTTTTGCTGCTCTATTAGAAAATGTTTGGAGAGCATGAGTTTTGTCATTGAAATTTTGATCTCTTCCTGGTGTACCTTCTGGTGCCAAGACAGCATCCGTAAATTGCTTTAAAGGTGTCGTAATATCGATGAAATCTTCAACTACCCGTGATACAACAGCCTGTTGTATCCTATTCTTTAGCTCGTACAATTTATGCGATAGTTGACGTGCTATCTCTTGAGCTCTTGGTGTATTTCCTTGACCATGAGCACATAAATCTCCAAGTTGATGAGATAAATTATCAACTTCATCACATAATTGTAGAATCTCTACTTTATGTATACCAGGTAAACCTTCAGCAAcctaaattttacaattacgtcgattaaaaaagatcCTTTAaactttgaaatcttttaaaatactACATCTACTTTAGATCCAATACGTTTTGATACtgcaataaaaatttcttcgtgACTTACATTCGCTACATGCTGTTGGTTCTTTCCATTTGAGGCATTCAagcaaaatattaaatcttatatacgtaaaaaataaagtaattagaaggattaatattacatattgtatatatgtaatgtgtCCAAAATTATACtgctatttatatattatttaaaagaaaagaaaaaagaaaaaaggcaaGGAATACTTTTGGTAACTCATTTTAACAGAACtattatcgaatgaaatatattaacattaagaACAAAAACAGCAATGGATAAAGAAGcatgtataatatgtacaaTTTCCTGTAATTTAATTACGATTTAAGCATGCTTAATGATTCAATATAGTCAACAtaccttttttccttcatgTATTATCAAAGCTATAGCCTTTTGACCAAGTCCTTTATCATCTTGTTGTGGATTTAAAAGCCATTTATTAGCTTGTTCCAAACGACCTGCGACGGTATGTGCAGTTTGAGCTGTTCCTGATTTATCAGCGGCTACTAAGGCAGATGCTACGCAACTGcgtaattcatttaatttttcttttataccaCGCGCCAGAGCTTCTGCTTGTGGTGTAGTTCCTACAATAATAAGACATTATAATAGTGCACGAcgtagtaataaatatatgcacACATGGATGATCAaacctttttcattttgacgCAGTTCGCATAAAGCATCTGTCATGGTAATTATTTGTGAAGCTAATTTCGATAATGGTTCTGcttgagaaggagaaagatatcGTTCGGCTAATCGCGATGCTTGTTCCACTATTTGCCGAAGACTTTTTTCTCCTACACCTCCACGTAAAGCGAGTCCATCATCCAACCAATCGTATGCAGCACGTATTCTAGATTCTATAGCACTCTGTGCTTTTTTCAAGACCTaacaaaaagatttaataataatttttgttactttttaatttttcagtagtacattttataaacataCTGTTAATTGATCAGCATCCCATTCCTCTTCATCATATGTTGTTAATTGTAAAACTCTGATTATTTCATTCAGTTCGTCAGACATTCGTCCACttaaataattacgatttTCAGCTGCCTCTTCAGCTCCTTTTCCACCTTGAGATATGatgtgaataaaaattttcatagaaCAAATAAGGATTGGTGCCAAAGTTTTcacctgtatatatatatatatatatataatatttaaataaaataatcattacaTTTACTAGTTCTtggtaataaaatgaataattaccTGCTCTAAACATCGTATGAGGATTTCTCTATGAACTTGATgagttaattctttttcacgaGCGCTTACTTCTCTCGATACCTTACTTAAGCATGGACTTAAATTTTTAAGGAAGTGAACCAAATCTTCCATTGTTTCAATGACTTCAGTAACAGCTAAATAATCCAAAACGCGTTTACATtctctaattatttttcgtacTTCACTTTCATCAAAACATAACAGTAAAGAACTAGTTCCTTGCAGAATACCACGGGAACCTTCTATAagtttctttctataaaaaaccatatataaataaaatattgtttcaaatttataatagatatatcctAAATGTTTCTCCAAAATGTTTTTGTACTTATTATTTACCTGGCAGGTCCAGAATAAGGATCTTGTTTTAACATTGCAGATGCTTCTTCTAAAAGACGCGAAGCCCCCTCCACGCGTTGCAATGCTGCAGGCATGTCTTGCTTGAGCAAAGCATCATCTGAAgaatttattgtttctttgccaacctataatttttaatatgataatcAACAGTATCTTTAATATCTCATGCCTTACTTATGATTTTATTactaattgattttataacaaaataaaaaatatccatattcttttttaacttataaaatagatttaagACTTACTTTTATCAAATTAGTCACTGCCATACTAACTGCCTGTACAGGCTTTCCCAAATCTGGCATTGCATTTCCATCTTCAGCTTCTTCATGTAAAATGACAAGTCTTGAAACCTAAACAAAATATTGtacaaataattaagaaagctttttattttaattttatgtttgtttcttccttcaaatataagaagagaattttatagttgcttttttaatttaattacttcaaacacatacaaacacacacacactagattaattaaatgttcTATTATATGTTCAATTAAATGtactattatatctattatatgtgtctatgtgtttgtttatttgtatttaaatatttatacattacataaaattttattatacattttgatAAACAAACATACATTAGGATTCtgtttaaaaacaataaattatactatGTAACATTTATGGAATTTTAtgaatacaaatttaatttatgcaTCATACTGAACAGCTGATACCATTTTTGGTAAGGTTcagtttcattttcataaatcTAGTAGGCATCAGCAAGGTGTGTTAATGTTTCATGGCTATTTCTAGAAATAGAGGGGAAATGGTGTTGGAATGATATGAAATGTCATAAAAatcttgatttttatttttcaaattcagaataatattactatatatattatagtagagtaaatatcttaaattcttataatatataataattttcattccttgaaataatatataactattaatGTTCTTGTTGCTATAagtatatagaattttttaatattgtatgatattgtatttttaaaaatgtcaaCTTAGCAttgatgattaaaaaagatcagatttcataaatcatataaatacatgGTACAATCCTAAAAGCAAATTTAGTACTTCTCTTCCATGACCACAGAATGATGTCATAGTTCTATATAAAGTAACACAAGTATTACTGAGTAAGTTAAGTTGGAGGAGATTGTCTTGAGATATCAATAGTTATTCTAATCCAAATTaatgaaacaattaaaaattaattgatgagaaattatcttttatttttgcaaaatttattttaattaaaaaggtgtatgtatgtgtgtgtgtgtgtgtgtgtgtgtgtgataatttttatttgtatcgaatatagatagatatatatacatatatacgcatataaatagataaattttagGTAATCTATTGCGCGTGTGTGTGAATATTTGAAGATTCAATATGaccattttttataaaatatcttacctGCTGTGCGACAGGTTCAAGAATACTTTCTATAGTCTTTGTGTGAAACACCGGCATATTTTCGActtattacgtataaaaaataaaattaaaataaaaactttaattCCTTATAACTAAAGATATCAAATTCAatacaaataagaaataaacgttGACAagacaaaaatttaatataagaatagaaaaagcaaACTAAGCGAGTGCGACCAAATGACTGAACAACTACAGTATCACTGAATCATATAACCAGGGATGGTATCATTTCACTGAATAGTTGGCATTGATTAGAGTATATTATAGATTGCTAACTGCagtatcttttttaatagagTACAAGAGTTTGATGCAATGTTCAGTCGATAATTACTGAAGGTAAAACAGATTCTTTGTTAAAACATGTTACagttaaaaatatagatacagctagaaatttttctaaaacgaTGGTTAATTGATAACACGTAAAAAAGTATATGAATTTTTACTTTGTgaatacatattaattataataataaatattttttcttgttgcaTCTCACAACTGGATCCTAACAAAAATATAGATGGCGCtgtattcaattaaaaattatgatatacttatacccttttctatttccattATCTTACTTTGCCCGcataattcataattattcattcaataattctGTTCatcacatttatttttataatattacaccAACAATGAGTATAGACGTAATTCTTGAATGATTTTAATGACTTATTCGTTTTGTGATTTTAGAAAGTCCtaatttaatgattaatagaatttaaatttattcttattttaatcattttattttattttattttattttattttagataaaattttgcatttaatttaatttaacttcaaagaagtaaaagaaaatgaacaattttatattctaatttaaacaaatattattttcccgtaaagaaaaggaataatttaACACACATCTCGGTGTGTTTATTTCAGCTTTATGTGTACCTTTATTCAAGATTATCACAATTAGAAATATCAATACTTTGTTGATTCATTGTTGATCACgtgaaatgtaaataaaagacCGATTCTGACGATTACTGGATCAGTTTTCTTTGGTACTCTGACGAGTAAACATTgaagttctctctttctatacggATAAGCACAGacgatttataatttcatttattttacgttcgtaattaattaatattaaaaaaatttcatacaaTTGCGAAGTAAAGTCGGTATCGGTTAGTTATTTATCATCTTGGGGGATATAATACTCGTTATGTTACAACAATGAATACATAtcaaacaattatttaatattttcgaatcttattataacaataatattaattattttgtttctattttttctgtttcagaatttaattctaatcgCGCACGTAGCAATGAGATAATCAAGTATCGTTAAttgtatcgttaaaataaaaatattgcgaagtaaaaataatatttattcgtttacgTTTCTCGATTTAAAGAACAAGTGAACTTGCATTTACTACGTGCAATACAGTCGTAGAGTTAGTATTTGTTcgcaaaatattttgttttttttaataattgcaaAGATTGTATTTATAGAAGACAGTAAAATTTCACAAAGTAAATTCAGTGACTATCCGTTAAAAAATAACTATTATCGTATTAGAGTAAGTGCGTCATTAAAGAGGATCTTAATATACAGTGATATCGACTTCTCTCATTTTCAATCACTCATGGATCATCCACCCTTAATTGACCCTAAAACGGACAAATGTTTAAGAGCCATCGatgaacttcttaagtagtaagtaaatttttaagaaatgtGTTTCAGTATTATAGatcgaacaaaaataattaagatcgAATATTATCTTGAATAAAAAACTTGCGAATTAGATTAGATCAGAAAGGCATAAAATCTTTCAATTCCGTGGAATAtagaacatttcttttctacttttcgatttgataaataaatctcACGATATTATCGAGTTAAAATCAATCACAAAAAGCGTTGAATAGACAATGATTTACTTCGTATTTCGTAGTAGATTTTAAAGTAGAGTTATCATTAGACCATGGGTCTCCACATATAGCAATTTCTACGTGGTGGGACCTGAATCGGTATTACTTGCAACATATCGAAATTTAATGTGATGTgagtattaccgagcgaatatatattttactttgtttccaaaatatttacaatctaattcctattaaatattaaagtaattacattttacatGCTTATTATACttcgataaataaacaaaattgatataggagaattctaaaataatttcttagagAAAcactgaaaattttttatttctttatttttatttatttttatttaccctTTTcgagttaaatattatatttaatattatacttatgTCCGCTATTATATCGACATAGtcctcatttatttttatttttcttattaattctaatttattcttatttattcaaaCGCATAACAATATCATATATTGAGATAATGATTGAGATAATGATTTTTGTTTAATGTTTAATTTACTTACTTTATTTttggaatgaaaaataaataaggaacTTGCTATGACGAAGTATGCACATGCAATACTGGCACGAGATCTGCTGCGATAGTTGAAGAAACAATAGAATTTGGGATGATTTGTATGGACGGATAAATTTGTAGACGGGAAGGACATAccctatttattcttattaatttttacttaatcttgtttataagaatatattgtGTGTTTATCTATtctcgaaagattttttcgACGCGATTTTTgccaagaaaaataaaattttttatttaatattaaaaaatgcgGAAAAGCCATGCTCTCGCTTAAACCTTCATTTGTAAAATACGATCTTGTTTATCAAAATCGGTAAAGAATTATGCCTGTAGTCATTTTTGtcataaatcattataaaactAGGAGTAATGAATAGCTTTAAATTGTAAAACTATCATAAATCAAAGCAAGATCAGTTGTATCCTGATACAAAATCGTGTATATGTTTATCATAccatgataaatattttaaatattttaagtatGGTTCACAGAGTGATTGATCTTTGcataattattacttaataataaatactttttatattcaagaaactatattgtataaaaattattaaaatatgactacATATccagtttaataattttttcattatttatgcatttaatgtttacatatatttatttcattaataatcttaAGATTAAAGtctttgcaattattttttcgcaaaagatattttcatcgCATGTGAAGGTGTAATTTTAAATCCTTGAAGTGCATCTTTAGCAGCACCCGATTGAACTTCATTTTCAAACTCAACAAATGCAATATCATGCCGATTTGGTACTAAACGAACTTCTTTAAAACCAGGAAATTGATTGAAAAGCATAGATAACATCATTTCACTAGTTTCATCAGGAAGATTTGTAAGGAACAAAATTTGATTTGGAGGTTGTTCAGGTACAGCTGTATTAAC harbors:
- the LOC127062101 gene encoding vinculin isoform X8 produces the protein MPVFHTKTIESILEPVAQQVSRLVILHEEAEDGNAMPDLGKPVQAVSMAVTNLIKVGKETINSSDDALLKQDMPAALQRVEGASRLLEEASAMLKQDPYSGPARKKLIEGSRGILQGTSSLLLCFDESEVRKIIRECKRVLDYLAVTEVIETMEDLVHFLKNLSPCLSKVSREVSAREKELTHQVHREILIRCLEQVKTLAPILICSMKIFIHIISQGGKGAEEAAENRNYLSGRMSDELNEIIRVLQLTTYDEEEWDADQLTVLKKAQSAIESRIRAAYDWLDDGLALRGGVGEKSLRQIVEQASRLAERYLSPSQAEPLSKLASQIITMTDALCELRQNEKGTTPQAEALARGIKEKLNELRSCVASALVAADKSGTAQTAHTVAGRLEQANKWLLNPQQDDKGLGQKAIALIIHEGKKNQQHVANVAEGLPGIHKVEILQLCDEVDNLSHQLGDLCAHGQGNTPRAQEIARQLSHKLYELKNRIQQAVVSRVVEDFIDITTPLKQFTDAVLAPEGTPGRDQNFNDKTHALQTFSNRAAKTARMVAAGGSGGNKKLAEALAASASQVESLTPQLVNAGRIRMTYPDSKAADEHFENLRQQYAETMQRARALCDEATDSGDFIRTSEEQMQKHTYLCEEAIAKSYPQKMVDNTAAIARLADRVILVAKQESDNSEDPAFIQRVNQATDTLQNSIAPMIQNAKYVTINTNDNTAAYHWRESNRALLSNVGQVHKAIVVHPDLVQPPSMSQLHITDEVAPPRPPLPGGDIPPPRPPPPETDDEDEMFMHAPQPNQPIMMAAHGLHQEVRQWSSKDNEIIAAAKKMAVLMGKLSGLVRGEGGNKRDLIACAKAIAEASQEVTRLAKELARECTDKRIRTNLLQVCERIPTIGTQLKILSTVKATMLGAQEMLPSWEELMLYGKRINKLCLMLYITFFSFSFCHFLSSLIFTYLTICNYLVKMHANLASFKTQTHKFAMLCLILH
- the LOC127062101 gene encoding vinculin isoform X1, producing MPVFHTKTIESILEPVAQQVSRLVILHEEAEDGNAMPDLGKPVQAVSMAVTNLIKVGKETINSSDDALLKQDMPAALQRVEGASRLLEEASAMLKQDPYSGPARKKLIEGSRGILQGTSSLLLCFDESEVRKIIRECKRVLDYLAVTEVIETMEDLVHFLKNLSPCLSKVSREVSAREKELTHQVHREILIRCLEQVKTLAPILICSMKIFIHIISQGGKGAEEAAENRNYLSGRMSDELNEIIRVLQLTTYDEEEWDADQLTVLKKAQSAIESRIRAAYDWLDDGLALRGGVGEKSLRQIVEQASRLAERYLSPSQAEPLSKLASQIITMTDALCELRQNEKGTTPQAEALARGIKEKLNELRSCVASALVAADKSGTAQTAHTVAGRLEQANKWLLNPQQDDKGLGQKAIALIIHEGKKNQQHVANVAEGLPGIHKVEILQLCDEVDNLSHQLGDLCAHGQGNTPRAQEIARQLSHKLYELKNRIQQAVVSRVVEDFIDITTPLKQFTDAVLAPEGTPGRDQNFNDKTHALQTFSNRAAKTARMVAAGGSGGNKKLAEALAASASQVESLTPQLVNAGRIRMTYPDSKAADEHFENLRQQYAETMQRARALCDEATDSGDFIRTSEEQMQKHTYLCEEAIAKSYPQKMVDNTAAIARLADRVILVAKQESDNSEDPAFIQRVNQATDTLQNSIAPMIQNAKYVTINTNDNTAAYHWRESNRALLSNVGQVHKAIVVHPDLVQPPSMSQLHITDEEQMPSQQYNYFTDKVGQPLRNQPSPSNLRVISPTLGSNKPQHRSLSPLPKWARGGDNPDLLYQELASDNELEKSICAGGYIDYYDDEVAPPRPPLPGGDIPPPRPPPPETDDEDEMFMHAPQPNQPIMMAAHGLHQEVRQWSSKDNEIIAAAKKMAVLMGKLSGLVRGEGGNKRDLIACAKAIAEASQEVTRLAKELARECTDKRIRTNLLQVCERIPTIGTQLKILSTVKATMLGAQEMLPSWEELMLYGKRINKLCLMLYITFFSFSFCHFLSSLIFTYLTICNYLVKMHANLASFKTQTHKFAMLCLILH
- the LOC127062101 gene encoding vinculin isoform X7, giving the protein MPVFHTKTIESILEPVAQQVSRLVILHEEAEDGNAMPDLGKPVQAVSMAVTNLIKVGKETINSSDDALLKQDMPAALQRVEGASRLLEEASAMLKQDPYSGPARKKLIEGSRGILQGTSSLLLCFDESEVRKIIRECKRVLDYLAVTEVIETMEDLVHFLKNLSPCLSKVSREVSAREKELTHQVHREILIRCLEQVKTLAPILICSMKIFIHIISQGGKGAEEAAENRNYLSGRMSDELNEIIRVLQLTTYDEEEWDADQLTVLKKAQSAIESRIRAAYDWLDDGLALRGGVGEKSLRQIVEQASRLAERYLSPSQAEPLSKLASQIITMTDALCELRQNEKGTTPQAEALARGIKEKLNELRSCVASALVAADKSGTAQTAHTVAGRLEQANKWLLNPQQDDKGLGQKAIALIIHEGKKNQQHVANVAEGLPGIHKVEILQLCDEVDNLSHQLGDLCAHGQGNTPRAQEIARQLSHKLYELKNRIQQAVVSRVVEDFIDITTPLKQFTDAVLAPEGTPGRDQNFNDKTHALQTFSNRAAKTARMVAAGGSGGNKKLAEALAASASQVESLTPQLVNAGRIRMTYPDSKAADEHFENLRQQYAETMQRARALCDEATDSGDFIRTSEEQMQKHTYLCEEAIAKSYPQKMVDNTAAIARLADRVILVAKQESDNSEDPAFIQRVNQATDTLQNSIAPMIQNAKYVTINTNDNTAAYHWRESNRALLSNVGQVHKAIVVHPDLVQPPSMSQLHITDGYIDYYDDEVAPPRPPLPGGDIPPPRPPPPETDDEDEMFMHAPQPNQPIMMAAHGLHQEVRQWSSKDNEIIAAAKKMAVLMGKLSGLVRGEGGNKRDLIACAKAIAEASQEVTRLAKELARECTDKRIRTNLLQVCERIPTIGTQLKILSTVKATMLGAQEMLPSWEELMLYGKRINKLCLMLYITFFSFSFCHFLSSLIFTYLTICNYLVKMHANLASFKTQTHKFAMLCLILH